The sequence below is a genomic window from Bactrocera neohumeralis isolate Rockhampton chromosome 4, APGP_CSIRO_Bneo_wtdbg2-racon-allhic-juicebox.fasta_v2, whole genome shotgun sequence.
AGTGGCGACGTTCACTCACCAAAAATGAGTTATTATTATCTTGTTGTTCTCTACTTTGTCTATGTATACTGCTGTAGCTTTGACGTTCACTAGGGAAAACCGAACTCGATGGCTCCTCGTGCAAGTTTAAAATACTCTTGCGATGAATTTTACCATTCGATGTAAGACTACCTATCTGATTGGAATCGTTAGAAATAGATTTTCGATGAAATACTGAGTTCGTAACGTTCGTATCGGCAGTGAAGTCGCTTCTTCGATGATGAAAATGTTTGGATACTGTAGCAGCTGAAGAACTAGATTTCGTTTTTGACGAGCAGCTTTCAACGGCTGTGGACTTTTGTTGAGTGGTATGTGTTTGATCTGACATAAATTTAGCCGATCCAGCAGCGTTTAGCTTTGCTGATGCGCTCTGCATTTCTCCAAACTTGCATTGGGTGGAGTGTGTTTGACCGGTGACTTCTCCCATTGTTGTACTGGATAATACTCTTTCAGAAGTGTTGCCAATTTTACTAGTTTTGAATTGTGCCGAGGAGGACTCATGCGACGAAGCGTTCATGCGGGTATcaatcattttattttcctttctaATACGATTTTCGGTCATAGAAATTGCCTCGTCGTGTTTATTTTCAACGTTTACAATGTTCTTAACATTGTTGGTCTTTGCAACATTCTCTATGACATTCACTCTCTCTTGTCGTTTAACATATTCTGTTTCTGGTTCTTTCTTAACCCGACCACCTATTACTGTAGTTACCTTTTTCGTCGATACTACTACTAAACCGTCAACGGGTTTATCCGAACTTACATTTGCGGCAGGAATTGCTTGTTTGCCAGAAACAAAGTTCATTTGATTAGTCGTTTTCAAAATGGCGTTATCCTCTCCAAGAGTTATAGATGATTTGTTATGAGAATACTTCGATCGGACAGCCTTTTGTACTACTTTAGTGCTGTCTAATCTTGAACTTTGCTTTTCATTGTAGTCATCTCTTCTGGAAACCTGAAGAGTGCCCTCTAGTTTGAGATTGTCTACTGGACGTTTTACAACCACCTTTTCAGTAgcagttttcaaaagtttagaATCGGTTCTATCTGTAGATGAAATATACATGTGTCCTTCTGGCCTAAGATTATCTTCCGGTTTTACTTGTTTTGGACGCTCAGCCGGCTGATATTGCTGTTTTTCCTTACTGTAGAAAGTGCCTTCAGGTTTAAGGTTATTACGTGGCACAATTTTGTCTGGTCTCTTAACACCCACGTGCTTTTCCGTCTCTGTAAAGGTCATCTCCCCCTCCATTCTTAAATTATCTTTGTGAATGACTCGTCTCACTTTTTCAGCCGGTTTAAATCCGGGTTTATCAGGAGTGTAAAATTCACCCTCCGTTCTTAAATTATCAGAGGGTACAACCTTTTCGGGCCTATTTACATACTGATACTGATTTTTCTCTGCAAACGTCATTTCTCCTTCCATGTGTAAATTATCTTTTCGGACAATGCGTTTTGTTTTCTCGGCGGGCTTGAATGATGTTTTCTCGGGTACGGTAAATTCACCCTCCACTTTTAAATTGTCTTTGGGTTTTTTCACTACAGGTCGTTCACCAGACTTGTATGAAGGCTTCTCCACTTTATAAAATTCGCCTTCAGGTCTTAGGTTATCTGTAGGTTTTATTTGATCCGGCTTTTTAACAAACTCATATTCCGTTTTCTCGGTAAATATAATTTCTCCTTCCGTACGAAGGTTGTCCTTTCTAATAATTCGCTCACTTTTTTCAGCAGGTCTAAACGCAATTTTTTCTGGTACATAAATGTTTCCCTCTGATTTGAGATTATCTTGTGGTTTTTTCGGAACAGGACGTTCGGCGGGTTTATACCCAGGTTTCTCTGGCTTATAAAATTCTCCCTCAGGCCGTAGATTATCTGCATGCTTTACTTGTGACGGTCGCTCACCGTGTCTGAATTTTGGTTTATCGGGAGAATAAAATTCTCCTTCAGGCTTCAAATTATCCTCCGGACGCTTCTGTACGGGACGTTCGGCTGGTTTATACCCAGGCTTCTCTGGTGTATAAAACTCTCCCTCAGGGCGTAGATTGTCTGCATGCTTTACTTGTGATGGACGCTCTCCGGGTTGGAATTTTGGTTTATCGGGAGAATAAAATTCTCCTTCGGGCTTCAAATTATCCTCCGGACGCTTCTGTACAGGACGTTCGGCTGGTTTATACCCTGGTTTCTCTGGTGTATAAAACTCTCCTTCAGGCCGTAGGTTATCTGCATGTTTTACTTGTGATGGCCGCTCTCCGGGTTGGAATTTTGGTTTATCGGGAGAATAAAATTCTCCTTCGGGCTTCAAATTATCTTCCGGACGCTTCTGTACAGGACGTTCCGCTGGTTTATACCCAGGCTTCTCTGGTGTATAAAACTCTCCCTCAGGGCGTAGATTGTCTGCATGCTTTACTTGTGATGGACGCTCTCCGGGTTGGAATTTTGGTTTATCAGGAGAATAAAATTCTCCTTCAGGCTTCAAATTATCCTCCGGACGCTTCTGTACGGGACGTTCGGCTGGTTTATACCCAGGTTTCTCTGGTGTATAAAACTCTCCCTCAGGGCGTAGATTGTCTGCATGCTTTACTTGTGATGGACGCTCTCCTGGTTGGAATTTTGGTTTATCGGGAGAATAAAATTCTCCTTCGGGCTTCAAATTATCCTCCGGACGCTTCTGTACAGGACGTTCGGCTGGTTTATACCCAGGTTTCTCTGGTGTATAAAATTCTCCCTCAGGCCGCAGGTTATCTGCATGCTTTACTTGTGATGGCCGCTCTCCGGGTTGGAATTTTGGTTTATCGGGAGAATAAAATTCTCCTTCAGGCTTCAAATTATCCTCCGGACGCTTCTGTACGGGACGTTCGGCTGGTTTATACCCAGGTTTCTCTGGTGTATAAAACTCTCCCTCAGGGCGTAGATTGTCTGCATGCTTTACTTGTGATGGACGCTCTCCTGGTTGGAATTTTGGTTTATCGGGAGAATAAAATTCTCCTTCGGGCTTCAAATTATCCTCCGGACGCTTCTGTACAGGACGTTCGGCTGGTTTATACCCAGGTTTCTCTGGTGTATAAAATTCTCCCTCAGGCCGTAGGTTATCTGCATGCTTTACTTGTGATGGACGCTCTCCTGGTTGGAATTTTGGTTTATCGGGAGAATAAAATTCTCCTTCAGGCTTCAAATTATCCTCTGGCCGCTTCTGTGTGGGACGTTCGGCCGGTTTATACCCAGGTTTCTGTGGAGTGTAAAATTCTCCTTCTGGCCGAAGATTGTCTACATGTTTCACTTGTGACGGCCGCTCGCCAGGTtggaattttggtttttctggGGTATAAAACTCTCCTTCTGGCTTTAAATTGTCTGTAGGCTTCACTTGCTCTGGCCTGCtaacaaattcatatttttcttttgtttcgaAAGTCATTTCACCTTCAGTGCGTAAGTTATCCTTCCTAATAATACGTTCGACTTTTTCTGCTGGCCTATAACCAGGCTTTCCAGGTGTGTAAAACTCGCCCTCAGGACGTAAGTTATCTTTTGGCTTCTTCTGAGTAGGTCGTTCGGCGGGTATGTAATCGGATTTTTCTGGAGAATAAAACTCGCCTTCTGTTCGAAGATTATCTTCAGGCTTCTTTTGTATTGGACGCTCTGCGGGCCTATAACTTGTTTTCTCAGGTATATAAAACTCACCTTCAGGCTTTAAGTTATCTTCGCGTCTAATAACTAACGGAGTCTCAGCTGCCTGATATTTTGGTTTTTCGGGAGTATAGAAATCACCCTCGGGTTTGAGATTATCAGTGGGTTTAATCTGATCAGGTCTAATGACAAACGTATATTCttcttttctttcaaaattcatttcacCTTCTGAGCGGAGATTGTCTTTCCTTATAATACGTTCAACCTTTTCAGCCGGTTTGTATACTAACTTCTCTGGTACTGTAAACGCACCTTCGGGTCTCAAGTTATCCTCAGGTTTAATTTGAGAAGGTCGTTCTGAAACTTGATACATTGGCTTTTCTGGAGTGTAAAATTCTCCCTCTGGTTTGAGGTTATCAATAGGTTTGACTTGCTCAGGTCTATTAACAAATTGATAATCTTCTTTTACTTCAAATATCATCTCCCCTTCAGTTCGCAAGTTATCTTTTCTTATTATTCGTTCTGTTCTTTCAGCTGGAGTGTAAGTGGTTTTCTCTGGAACAGTGAACTCTCCTTCAGGTCGTAAATTATCAAGAGGTTTTTTTTGAGTTGGCCTCTCCGCCGGCCGGTAACCAGGTTTTTCGGGTGTATAAAATTCACCTTCTGGTTTAAGGTTGTCTTCATGCTTGACTGGAGAAGGCCGATCTGCTGgaacaaaatcgactttttgtGGTTTATAAAACTCCCCGTCCGGTTTCAAATTATCTTCCCGTCTAATAATCAATGGCTTTTCGGCTGGCTGATACTTCGATTTTTCCGGAGCGTAGAATTCGCCTTCCGGTTTTAGATTATCAGTGGGTTTCAATTGCTCTGGCCTAACAACAAACTGATATTCTTCCTTCGTTTCAAAAGTCATCTCACCTTCTGAGCGCAAGTTATCCTTTCTAACAATACGTTCGACTTTTTCCGCTGGTTGGTAAGGTGTTTTCTGCGGAATAGTGAATTCACCTTCTGGTCTTAAATTGTCCTCAGGTTTCTTTGCAATAGGTCGGTCAGCGGACTGGTAGTCTGGTTTATCAGGAGCATAAAACTCTCCCTCCTGTCTCAAATTGTCTTGGGGTTTTTTCTGAGTTGGGCGTTCCGCAGGTTCAAAACCAGGTTTCTCGGGTGTATAGAATTCACCCTCCGGTTTTAAATTATCCTTATGTCGAATTTGCACTGGCTTTTCAGCAGGTTGGTATTTTGGTTTTTCTGGGGTATAGAATTCTCCTTCCGGTCTAAGATTATCTACCGGTTTGACTTGCTCTGGTCTATTTACAAATTGATATTCttctttcttttcaaaaataatttcccCTTCTGAGCGCAAGTTGTCTTTCCTTACTACACGAACAGTTTTTTCGGCgggtttatatatttctttttcggGAATCATGAACTCGCCTTCCGGTCTTAAGTTATCTTCAGGTTTCAATTGAGTAGGTCTTTCAGCAGCCTTAAATTCCTGCTTGTCTGGTACATAAAACTCACCTTCTGGACGCAAATTATCTTCTGGCCGCTTTTGAATTGGACGCTCTGCTGGTGTGAAACCTGGTTTTTGTGGAGTATAGAATTCGCCTTCGGGTTTTAAGTTATCTTCGTGTCTGATTTGTAAAGGTTTTTCAGCTGGCTTATATATTGATTTCTCTGGAGCATAAAACTCGCCTTCTGGCTTTAGATTATCAGTGGGTTTCACTTGATTGGGCCTAATAACAAACTGATATTCTTCTTTTGTTTCGAATGTCATTTCACCTTCTGTGCGTAAATTGTCCTTTCTAATAACACGTTCAATTTTTTCAGCAGGTTTATACATTTCTTTTTCCGGAACAAGAAACTCGCCTTCAGGTTTCAAATTATCTATAGGTTTCTTTTGCGTTGGACGTTCGGCGGGTTGATAAGTGGGTTTCTCGTGTTTATAGAACTCCCCTTCTGGTTTCAAATTGTCTTCTGGGCGTTTCTGAGTTGGACGTTCTGCTGGCCTATATCCAGGTTTTTCTGGAGTGTAAAATTCTCCCTCAGGGCGAAGGTTGTCCTCTGGTCTAACTTGTGTAGGACGTTCTCCTGGTTGAAACTTTGTTTTCTCTGGTGAATAGAAATCACCTTCTGGCTTCAAATTATCTTCCGGCCGTTTCTGAGTTGGACGTTCTGCTGGTCTAAATCCGGGCTTCTCAGGAGTGTAAAATTCGCCTTCGGGTCGCAAATTGTCAGCATGTCGTACTTGAGTGGGACGCTCTCCAGGTTGGAACTTAGGTTTCTCTGGTGAATAGAAATCACCTTCTGGCTTCAAATTATCCTCTGGCCGTTTCTGAGTTGGACGTTCTGCTGGCCTAAATCCAGTTTTTTCTGGAGTGTAAAATTCACCCTCAGGCCTAAGGTTGTCCTCTGGTCTAACTTGTGTGGGACGTTCTCCTGGTTGGAACTTTGTCTTCTCTGGTGTATAGAACTCGCCTTCTGGTCTCAAATTATCTTCCGGTTTCTTCTGAACTGGACGTTCAGCGGGTCTAAATCCAGGTTTTTCGGGAGTGTAAAATTCACCCTCAGGCCTAAGGTTGTCCTCTGGTCTAACTTGTGTGGGACGTTCTCCTGGTTGGAACTTTGTCTTCTCTGGTGTATAGAACTCGCCTTCTGGTCTCAAATTATCTTCTGGCTTCTTTTGAGTTGGACGTTCAGCTGGTCTAAATCCGGGCTTCTCAGGAGTGTAAAATTCGCCTTCGGGTTTCAAATTATCAGCATGTCGTACTTGTGTGGGGCGCTCTCCAGGTTGGAACTTTGGTTTCTCTGGTGAATAGAAATCACCTTCTGGTTTCAAATTATCCTCTGGCCGTTTCTGAGTTGGACGTTCTGCTGGCCTATATCCAGGTTTTTCTGGAGTGTAAAATTCACCCTCAGGCCGAAGGTTGTCCTCTGGTCTAACTTGTGTAGGACGTTCTCCTGGTTgaaactttgttttttctggTGCATAAAACTCTCCTTCTGGTCTCAAATTATCTTCTGGCTTCTTTTGAGTTGGACGTTCAGCTGGTCTAAATCCGGGCTTCTCAGGAGTGTAAAATTCGCCTTCGGGTCGCAAATTATCAGCATGTCGTACTTGAGTGGGACGCTCTCCAGGTTGGAACTTAGGTTTCTCTGGTGAATAGAAATCACCTTCTGGCTTCAAATTATCCTCTGGCCGTTTCTGAGTTGGACGTTCTGCTGGCCTAAATCCAGTTTTTTCTGGAGTGTAAAATTCACCCTCAGGCCTAAGGTTGTCCTCTGGTCTAACTTGTGTGGGACGTTCTCCTGGTTGGAACTTTGTCTTCTCTGGTGTATAGAACTCGCCTTCTGGTCTCAAATTATCTTCCGGTTTCTTCTGAACTGGACGTTCAGCGGGTCTAAATCCAGGTTTTTCGGGAGTGTAAAATTCACCCTCAGGCCTAAGGTTGTCCTCTGGTCTAACTTGTGTGGGACGTTCTCCTGGTTGGAACTTTGTCTTCTCTGGTGTATAGAACTCGCCTTCTGGTCTCAAATTATCTTCTGGTTTCTTTTGAGTTGGACGTTCAGCTGGTCTAAATCCGGGCTTCTCAGGAGTGTAAAATTCGCCTTCGGGTTTCAAATTATCAGCATGTCGTACTTGTGTGGGGCGCTCTCCAGGTTGGAACTTTGGTTTCTCTGGTGAATAGAAATCACCTTCTGGTTTCAAATTATCCTCTGGCCGTTTCTGAGTTGGACGTTCTGCTGGCCTATATCCAGGTTTTTCTGGAGTGTAAAATTCACCCTCAGGCCGAAGGTTGTCCTCTGGTCTAACTTGTGTAGGACGTTCTCCTGGTTgaaactttgttttttctggTGCATAAAACTCTCCTTCTGGTCTCAAATTATCTTCTGGCTTCTTTTGAGTTGGACGTTCAGCTGGTCTAAATCCGGGCTTCTCAGGAGTGTAAAATTCGCCTTCGGGTCGCAAATTATCAGCATGTCGTACTTGTGTGGGACGCTCTCCAGGTTGGAACTTTGGTTTCTCTGGTGAATAGAAATCACCTTCTGGTTTCAAATTGTCTTCTGGCTTCTTTTGAGTTGGACGTTCAGCGGGTCTAAACCCATGTTTTTCAGGAGTGTAAAACTCACCCTCAGGCCGAAGGTTGTCCTCTGGTCTAACTTGTGTGGGACGTTCCCCTGGTTgaaactttgttttttctggTGCATAAAACTCTCCTTCTGGTCTCAAATTATCTTCTGGCTTCTTTTGAGTTGGACGTTCAGCTGGTCTAAATCCGGGCTTCTCAGGAGTGTAAAATTCGCCTTCGGGTTTCAAATTATCAGCATGTCGTACTTGTGTGGGGCGCTCTCCAGGTTGGAACTTTGGTTTCTCTGGTGAATAGAAATCACCTTCTGGTTTCAAATTATCCTCTGGCCGTTTCTGAGTTGGACGTTCTGCTGGCCTATATCCAGGTTTTTCTGGAGTGTAAAATTCACCCTCAGGCCGAAGGTTGTCCTCTGGTCTAACTTGTGTAGGACGTTCTCCTGGTTgaaactttgttttttctggTGCATAAAACTCTCCTTCTGGTCTCAAATTATCTTCTGGCTTCTTTTGAGTTGGACGTTCAGCTGGTCTAAATCCGGGCTTCTCAGGAGTGTAAAATTCGCCTTCGGGTCGCAAATTATCAGCATGTCGTACTTGTGTGGGACGCTCTCCAGGTTGGAACTTTGGTTTCTCTGGTGAATAGAAATCACCTTCTGGTTTCAAATTGTCTTCTGGCTTCTTTTGAGTTGGACGTTCAGCGGGTCTAAACCCATGTTTTTCAGGAGTGTAAAACTCACCCTCAGGCCGAAGGTTGTCCTCTGGTCTAACTTGTGTGGGACGTTCCCCTGGTTgaaactttgttttttctggTGCATAAAACTCTCCTTCTGGTCTCAAATTATCTTCTGGCTTCTTTTGAGTTGGACGTTCAGCTGGTCTAAATCCGGGCTTCTCAGGAGTGTAAAATTCACCCTCAGGCCTAAGGTTGTCCTCTGGTCTAACTTGTGTAGGACGTTCTCCTGGTTGATACTTTGATTTTTCTGGTGTATAGAACTCGCCTTCTGGTCTCAAATTATCTTCTGGCTTCTTTTGAGTTGGACGTTCAGCTGGTCTAAATCCGGGCTTCTCAGGAGTGTAAAATTCGCCTTCGGGTCGCAAGTTGTCAGCATGTCTAACTTGTGTGGGACGCTCTCCAGGTTGGAACTTTGGTTTCTCTGGTGAATAGAACTCGCCTTCTGGTCTCAAATTATCTTCTGGCTTTTTCTGAGTTGGACGTTCAGCTGGTCTAAACCCAGGTTTTTCAGGAGTGTAAAACTCACCCTCAGGCCTAAGGTTGTCCTCTGGTCTAACTTGTGTAGGACGTTCTCCTGGTTGGAACTTTGACTTTTCTGGTGTATAGAACTCGCCTTCTGGTCTCAAATTATCTTCTGGTTTCTTCTGAACTGGACGTTCAGCAGGCCTAAATCCAGGTTTTTCGGGAGTGTAAAATTCACCCTCAGGGCGAAGGTTGTCCCCTGGTCTAACTTGTGTTGGACGTTCTCCTGGTTGAAACTGTGCCTTTTCGGGTGTATAGAACTCGCCTTCTGGTCTCAAATTATCTTCTGGCTTCTTCTGAACTGGACGTTCAGCAGGCCTAAATCCAGGTTTTTCTGGAGTGTAAAACTCGCCTTCTGGTTGCAAATTGTCAGCATGTCTTACTTGCGTGGGACGCTCTCCTGGTTGGAATTTTATCTTCTCTGGTTTATAGAATTCTCCTTCTGGTTTCAAATTGTCTTCTGGTTTCGTTTGTGTAGGACGTTCAGCAGGTCTAAATCCGGGTTTTTCAGGCGTATAAAACTCTCCTTCCGATTTAAGATTATCAATTGGTTTGATTTGTTCCGGCCTACTCACAAATGTGTATTCTTCTTTTACGTCAAATATCATTTCTCCTTCTGTTTTGAGATTGTCTTTTCTTATTACTCGTGTTGTCTGTTCCGCTGGTGCATACGAGATCTTTTCCGGCACTATGAATTCACCTTCAGGGCGGAGATTGTCCTCTGGTTTCTTTTGTAACGGGCGTTCTGTTGATTGATAGACTGGTTTGTCGGGAGTGTAGAAATCTCCTTCCGGTTTTAGGTTgtctttatatttaatttgagtAGGTTTTTCTGCTGGAACatacgttgttttttctggcaTATAAAATTCACCTTCAGATTTGAGGTTATCAGTGGGTTTGACTGGCAGAGGCCTTATTACATATTGATATTCCTCTTTTTCCGTAAATGTCATTTCTCCTTCACTGCGCAAGTTGTCTTTTCTAATTATGCGTTCCGTTCTTTCAGCCGGTTGGAATGGAATTTTTTCGGGAACTATAAATTCTCCCTCAGGTTTCAAATTGTCCTCGGGTTTTATTAAAGTGACTTGCTCGTCAATGTCGTACAAAAGTTTTAATCGAGATTCTTCGAGATCCTTTTTAGACCAAGTGTTGGACCTTATTCGCGTTTGAGATTCGTCCAGCAAAtctattaattaacaaaaaacgcagttcttaatttaaacaaaggatatattgtatatactataGACTTTACCTATAGTCTCTATTATAGCATCCGTCTTCTTAACGCTTGAAGCACAATGGTGGCGACTGAAAtgagcatacatatatgatattttgatataaaatgcTAATTTAAAGCCAATTATAAAGAACCAACATTTCTAAAAGCTAATTATTTATATTGCTTACCCGCAAGTGCAGAT
It includes:
- the LOC126756767 gene encoding uncharacterized protein LOC126756767 isoform X34 gives rise to the protein MVSKGSKKKQQQISVSDSKNAASTSSTTSSSSKTVVHTAGTEAASTSSSAVGVTSTSSPTWTKTSQTLQKSESAASNKSMLATTHSGTQSQLQSTLFKSSSSSSSHTESRSEQKQRRQQIEQQQQQQQEQLYEIVSDVGSIGGGQSAPIASIMSDTLKSTKASSSSSSFQQKSEYYEEISNDFSNAKIISSIDLLESDKKEPVFSVPIDVIEIVGSGSSSIGSNYNKAYLSSSQSQTGIMTSTSSSNFAHIESASSSSKVIDGGITITDMSTENSKSISSTSNTAKSGKVTSTNVEMTSSSNKFLTNDVNNSSTEVNSYTSYSTIDGKAINGATTPVIAPLITSPAKTQQTSTAFTKSTQRAIDDDSHSITSTAHSEITSQGDSTSLTETAKNLKSDVVVSGSSRQLASNVTNKSTKKSSIIEQNISEQTIEESSLKKSKSTSKKEVYDVKTKRWTELNEKTGTGATNKKQPTIERYVSRESDGTYKITYKKKIFDQRANKWKIVEEKTVDSAHDTHYPEIVDDVINTTTTTYTTKVYDTKTGEWKIVEEKSFVDSKAFVPNDIVREIEKDNTDVANITTTTEVTKIFDASLNDWRVLDEKTHTDVIERIVETPKKTIYIDEFVEIEKNVQITEDSENITNERTNTSKRKDITTNIYDEVDDVKREKLTTSDSRIRGVDKKETFGSKHTDMCICEICTCGRHHCASSVKKTDAIIETIDLLDESQTRIRSNTWSKKDLEESRLKLLYDIDEQVTLIKPEDNLKPEGEFIVPEKIPFQPAERTERIIRKDNLRSEGEMTFTEKEEYQYVIRPLPVKPTDNLKSEGEFYMPEKTTYVPAEKPTQIKYKDNLKPEGDFYTPDKPVYQSTERPLQKKPEDNLRPEGEFIVPEKISYAPAEQTTRVIRKDNLKTEGEMIFDVKEEYTFVSRPEQIKPIDNLKSEGEFYTPEKPGFRPAERPTQKKPEDNLRPEGEFYSPEKPKFQPGERPTQVRHADNLRPEGEFYTPEKPGFRPAERPTQKKPEDNLRPEGEFYTPEKSKYQPGERPTQVRPEDNLRPEGEFYTPEKPGFRPAERPTQKKPEDNLRPEGEFYAPEKTKFQPGERPTQVRPEDNLRPEGEFYTPEKHGFRPAERPTQKKPEDNLKPEGDFYSPEKPKFQPGERPTQVRHADNLRPEGEFYTPEKPGFRPAERPTQKKPEDNLRPEGEFYAPEKTKFQPGERPTQVRPEDNLRPEGEFYTPEKPGYRPAERPTQKRPEDNLKPEGDFYSPEKPKFQPGERPTQVRHADNLKPEGEFYTPEKPGFRPAERPTQKKPEDNLRPEGEFYAPEKTKFQPGERPTQVRPEDNLRPEGEFYTPEKHGFRPAERPTQKKPEDNLKPEGDFYSPEKPKFQPGERPTQVRHADNLRPEGEFYTPEKPGFRPAERPTQKKPEDNLRPEGEFYAPEKTKFQPGERPTQVRPEDNLRPEGEFYTPEKPGYRPAERPTQKRPEDNLKPEGEFYTPEKTKFQPGERPTQVRPEDNLRPEGEFYTPEKPGFRPAERPVQKKPEDNLRPEGEFYTPEKTKFQPGERPTQVRPEDNLRPEGEFYTPEKPGFRPAERPTQKKPEDNLRPEGEFYAPEKTKFQPGERPTQVRPEDNLRPEGEFYTPEKPGYRPAERPTQKRPEDNLKPEGDFYSPEKPKFQPGERPTQVRHADNLKPEGEFYTPEKPGFRPAERPTQKKPEDNLRPEGEFYTPEKTKFQPGERPTQVRPEDNLRPEGEFYTPEKPGFRPAERPVQKKPEDNLRPEGEFYTPEKTKFQPGERPTQVRPEDNLRPEGEFYTPEKTGFRPAERPTQKRPEDNLKPEGDFYSPEKPKFQPGERPTQVRHADNLRPEGEFYTPEKPGFRPAERPTQKRPEDNLKPEGDFYSPEKTKFQPGERPTQVRPEDNLRPEGEFYTPEKPGYRPAERPTQKRPEDNLKPEGEFYKHEKPTYQPAERPTQKKPIDNLKPEGEFLVPEKEMYKPAEKIERVIRKDNLRTEGEMTFETKEEYQFVIRPNQVKPTDNLKPEGEFYAPEKSIYKPAEKPLQIRHEDNLKPEGEFYTPQKPGFTPAERPIQKRPEDNLRPEGEFYVPDKQEFKAAERPTQLKPEDNLRPEGEFMIPEKEIYKPAEKTVRVVRKDNLRSEGEIIFEKKEEYQFVNRPEQVKPVDNLRPEGEFYTPEKPKYQPAEKPVQIRHKDNLKPEGEFYTPEKPGFEPAERPTQKKPQDNLRQEGEFYAPDKPDYQSADRPIAKKPEDNLRPEGEFTIPQKTPYQPAEKVERIVRKDNLRSEGEMTFETKEEYQFVVRPEQLKPTDNLKPEGEFYAPEKSKYQPAEKPLIIRREDNLKPDGEFYKPQKVDFVPADRPSPVKHEDNLKPEGEFYTPEKPGYRPAERPTQKKPLDNLRPEGEFTVPEKTTYTPAERTERIIRKDNLRTEGEMIFEVKEDYQFVNRPEQVKPIDNLKPEGEFYTPEKPMYQVSERPSQIKPEDNLRPEGAFTVPEKLVYKPAEKVERIIRKDNLRSEGEMNFERKEEYTFVIRPDQIKPTDNLKPEGDFYTPEKPKYQAAETPLVIRREDNLKPEGEFYIPEKTSYRPAERPIQKKPEDNLRTEGEFYSPEKSDYIPAERPTQKKPKDNLRPEGEFYTPGKPGYRPAEKVERIIRKDNLRTEGEMTFETKEKYEFVSRPEQVKPTDNLKPEGEFYTPEKPKFQPGERPSQVKHVDNLRPEGEFYTPEKPGYKPAERPVQKRPEDNLKPEGEFYSPDKPKFQPGERPSQVKHADNLRPEGEFYTPEKPGYKPAERPVQKRPEDNLKPEGEFYSPDKPKFQPGERPSQVKHADNLRPEGEFYTPEKPGYKPAERPVQKRPEDNLKPEGEFYSPDKPKFQPGERPSQVKHADNLRPEGEFYTPEKPGYKPAERPVQKRPEDNLKPEGEFYSPDKPKFQPGERPSQVKHADNLRPEGEFYTPEKPGYKPAERPVQKRPEDNLKPEGEFYSPDKPKFRHGERPSQVKHADNLRPEGEFYKPEKPGYKPAERPVPKKPQDNLKSEGNIYVPEKIAFRPAEKSERIIRKDNLRTEGEIIFTEKTEYEFVKKPDQIKPTDNLRPEGEFYKVEKPSYKSGERPVVKKPKDNLKVEGEFTVPEKTSFKPAEKTKRIVRKDNLHMEGEMTFAEKNQYQYVNRPEKVVPSDNLRTEGEFYTPDKPGFKPAEKVRRVIHKDNLRMEGEMTFTETEKHVGVKRPDKIVPRNNLKPEGTFYSKEKQQYQPAERPKQVKPEDNLRPEGHMYISSTDRTDSKLLKTATEKVVVKRPVDNLKLEGTLQVSRRDDYNEKQSSRLDSTKVVQKAVRSKYSHNKSSITLGEDNAILKTTNQMNFVSGKQAIPAANVSSDKPVDGLVVVSTKKVTTVIGGRVKKEPETEYVKRQERVNVIENVAKTNNVKNIVNVENKHDEAISMTENRIRKENKMIDTRMNASSHESSSAQFKTSKIGNTSERVLSSTTMGEVTGQTHSTQCKFGEMQSASAKLNAAGSAKFMSDQTHTTQQKSTAVESCSSKTKSSSSAATVSKHFHHRRSDFTADTNVTNSVFHRKSISNDSNQIGSLTSNGKIHRKSILNLHEEPSSSVFPSERQSYSSIHRQSREQQDNNNSFLVSERRHFNTLSQSQSRDQTSKSCNVHKTSSSSGIEFPSYSKHSERTVSRRNVNQSSISLGIDGASSTTLYRSEYKTVPSTTCAIHKIKEGAFQHTRNTNEHKFFKTVKN